The Hymenobacter swuensis DY53 genome includes the window GGGAGCTGGGCCTGAAGTACCGTTACTCGGGCGGAGCCCCCTATACGCCCTTCGATGAGGATGCTTCCCGCCTCAACTACGCCAGCCTGGGCACCGGCATCCTCGACTATTCCCGCCTCAATACCCAGCGCCTGGGCAGCTTCCAGCAGCTCGATTTCCGGCTCGATAAAAAGGTGAACCTGCGCCGCGTGACGCTGGATTTCTACGTGGATATCCAGAACGCGCTGCTACAGAAAGGCGCGGCCTACCCCCAATACACCTTCCAGCGCACCGATGACAACACGGCCTTCCTCACCACCAACGGCCAGCCCTTACTCCCCGACGGCAGCAACGCCCGCCCCATTCTGCTCGCCAACGACGACGCCCAGGTAACGCCTACTATTGGATTCATCGTGGAGTTTTAGTGTAACGGCCGCCGGCGTGCCGGTACTACTGGCCAAGTAGCAGCTGAAAATGCAAAAGGCCCTTTCCGCGTCCGGTAAGGGCCTTTTTGGGCACAAAAAATGATGGCTAATAATTCTTGATTTGGGGCATTGTACTCACACAACACTCCACTAATAGTACTCAAGTAGAAGGTAATTATACCGTTTCAACTACAGGACAGCCATTGCCGTAGTTACCCCTAAGCCCTGTCCGAAAAAGTTTCACTTATTTATCCCACCATACTGGGGTCGTCAGTAAATCAGGGCCTTGATGGCTGACAGCCTGCAGATAGGATACGGAATTAAACAGCCGCTCCGATAGGGGGTAGCGCAGGCGCAACGGTACCTGGCCAGTGGTTTCGCCTAGGTTGGAAATGGGCTGCAGCACCGGGAAGCCCGTGCGGCGGTACTCGGCGTAGGCCTCAAATCCGTTGTGGCCAAACAGGGAAAGCCACTTCTGGGTGATAATCAGCTCCAGAGCCCGGCCCAGCTCAAACTGCACCCCGGGCTGCCGCAGGTACTCATCCTGGGCAGCGGGGGCGTTGATGCCCGCCTGCTGCAACGCTTCCCGCACGCCAGTGGTGTACCACTGCTCGGCCGTGCCGGTGGCATCCCATCCGCGTAGGCAGGCTTCGGCCCGCAGAAAGCACACCTCTGCGTATGTGAGCAGGTTCTGGTCGTGGGCTGGGTTACTGAAGCGGGCCCCGGCCAGACTGAAGTTGCTGGGGTTGTACTGCGGTAGCGTGAGTTCCGTAGCCGAAAGGCCGTTGGGCAGTCCCGCTAGGCTGGGGTTGGCATCGGAAACGGGGGCTACGTACACCGCCAGGCGCGGGTCGTGGAGGCGGCGTAGGTAGCTGACCAGCGTAGCACTCACGCGCGAGTCCTTGAACAGGAGTACTACTGCCAGCGGATTCTGGGTGATGCGGATGCCTTCACCCGTATTGCGCATCACGGCCGATTCGGCGGTGCTGCTCATTACGCCAGACGCCAGCGCGGCCCGCACCTGCTGCTCGGCCAGGGCCGGGGCCACGGCCGACAGCCGCATGGCCAGGCGCAGGCGCAGCGAGTTGGCGAAGTGGCGCCAGCGCCGGTTGCTGGTCACGGCATCGGGAGCGGGATTGGCGGCCCGGGGGTTGGCATACAGCAGGTCAGCCGGTCCGAAGTTCTCGGCTTGCGTGTCGTCGAGGGCAGCCTCGGCGGCCGTCAGTTCCCCCATCAAGTCGTGGTAAATGGCCTCCTGCCGGTCGTAAGCTGGTTGCACATTGGCCCCGGCCCCGGCAAAAGCTTCCGTGTAGGGCACATCGCCCCAGTAATCAGTGATGCGCTGGAACAGAAATGCTCGCCAGATCCGGGCCTGGCTCAGGCGGTTTACCTGGGTTGGGTCGGGTTGCAATAGCCGAATGGCCTGCTGCAAATCCATGCCGAAGCCTGCGTAGAAACTGGCCCAGAAGGTGCTGGACCAAGTATCATTGCTTTCGTACCGGTCGGTGTTGAATTCCGGCTTGGCATTGGCGAAAAACTGTACCCACATGTTGGCGTGCAAATGCTCGCCCACCTGAAAATCGTTGTCGTAGAGGGCCCCGTATTTAAGCGCCCGGGCAAATAGCTGGTCGGGCGTGGCGTTGGCGGCCTTGGTGGGGTCAGTATTGATTTCCTCGAACCGGTCGGTGCAGGAGGGGGCAAGCAGTAACCCCAGGCCCAGAGCCAGCCGGCCGGCGGCCCGTCGGAAATCAGCGGTAGAAGAACGGCTCAGCATACGCGGGGTACCAAACGTTAGAAATCCAAGATTAGGTGATAACCCAGCGTGCGGCTATTAGGGTAGCCGCCCGATTCCAGGCCCTGCGCCCGGCTCAGGTTGTATCCCGACTCGGGGTCGAAGCCCCGGGTGGCCCGGTATAGGAAGGCCACGTTGCGGGCCACCAGCGAAATGCTGGCTCCCCGGAGCCGGCCCATGCGGCTGGCCAGGGCGGTAGGCAGTTGATACGTAAGCGTCAGTTCACGCAGCTTCACAAAGGAAGCGTCGTACACGAATGGCTCCGAAAAGTTGGCCAGGCGGGCCCAGTATTGCTGCGGGTTCACGTAGCGGCTGCTGGGCGAATAGGTATTATCTGGGTTGAGCTGTACGCCTTCCACCAAAAGCCCGCCGGTGGCTACCCAGTTAGCGGCAGATACGCCAGCCGCCAGCCGGGCGGCCTCAGAAGCGTACCAGTCGGCCCGGCCGGGCAGCGTCCGACGGTCATTGCCGAACAGGGTGGCCTGCTGCTGCGAAACGGAGTAGA containing:
- a CDS encoding SusD/RagB family nutrient-binding outer membrane lipoprotein, with the translated sequence MLSRSSTADFRRAAGRLALGLGLLLAPSCTDRFEEINTDPTKAANATPDQLFARALKYGALYDNDFQVGEHLHANMWVQFFANAKPEFNTDRYESNDTWSSTFWASFYAGFGMDLQQAIRLLQPDPTQVNRLSQARIWRAFLFQRITDYWGDVPYTEAFAGAGANVQPAYDRQEAIYHDLMGELTAAEAALDDTQAENFGPADLLYANPRAANPAPDAVTSNRRWRHFANSLRLRLAMRLSAVAPALAEQQVRAALASGVMSSTAESAVMRNTGEGIRITQNPLAVVLLFKDSRVSATLVSYLRRLHDPRLAVYVAPVSDANPSLAGLPNGLSATELTLPQYNPSNFSLAGARFSNPAHDQNLLTYAEVCFLRAEACLRGWDATGTAEQWYTTGVREALQQAGINAPAAQDEYLRQPGVQFELGRALELIITQKWLSLFGHNGFEAYAEYRRTGFPVLQPISNLGETTGQVPLRLRYPLSERLFNSVSYLQAVSHQGPDLLTTPVWWDK